The Lycium barbarum isolate Lr01 chromosome 9, ASM1917538v2, whole genome shotgun sequence genome has a segment encoding these proteins:
- the LOC132611317 gene encoding uncharacterized protein LOC132611317 — protein MMMHFRDRDTPRPHLEIVSDKRNPNAKVLALEVQPPVIGAFSLDGELSTLHLAEWSKKETKDVMSHFSGKATVMDVPLLKSIIHREVVPTESSHPNGCFNNWSVPPSGFGKVCYTPGYWEWVEDVLPRYKEVLERVKVYDAIYASLFTYDYDDNVLHAFCELWRPSTNTLSTFVGEMSISLWDLRTIAGLPIHGSFYDEVVPSAKELTQMDNQGKPWLPKSCLYLFSAFYKLAEGGRHEVSIHDWVKFWFRGPSRYAEPPQKASKGRATKPRLNHNPSGHIDMNYLPRTDEEHAPFVELGVEDSLRDETNLSAFLTCWLCKFVLPHKKIDYVRASVFKVASLMAHGEKFSLVVPVLASIYRGLREISTSPDLKQGDIIFPIHYVYGWLGEYFKTHHRANHSHRSIPLCKISGEKMAKYFNFSDARKLFQQDDARHLHHLALLQGRELYFTDTGDLSDSWNDTIISLRSSYVTLRHDADLIVESYSPYRFSRQFGFCQDIPGHLMERPYDGTLLTLAQLWNSSIRLGTSSKVIIPVRPSEGSSPLMTREYMEWWLANRTNPSEMSPRIISQKSKQDHTPMLSKRGPTRMKEKLHPYSKSEVQLNDTPQAHETSSKSKTLKDVEIPMDKGVKRVRLVSKTSATAPKVTNNTSKRREPSSSLDKGAKETSSLAPSCNKKSRPSSLPIDVGNTLASSSSTESNTSGYRHWNRLERKSKESDDHHNEFADLDAISIGSDIHLDGDPNSMMGLEEVAEQLGFQKLDGMNAAEVVVDQITHPKTFRPSSQPLQPSASSFDPQGTIFRFKSTFVSEIWGALCGWITQFSLGSLDSFMVLEASISSTLEELRKINIIDVSALEGLVENFFKAYAEYDSLKSSKMTKELHQESLSDAQRCLDDAKQEHGKLDGSMKELQANLANVEKDLAALNSRKEQLIAFLDKHQEELSKNQEKIAITEGEIHTIEANHVLSDEEAERLSKLEEAVEKSRQQILCFKPFP, from the exons ATGATGATGCACTTTCGTGATCGCGATACGCCGCGTCCTCATCTAGAGATAGTGAGCGACAAACGAAATCCGAACGCCAAAGTCCTTGCCTTGGAGGTTCAACCTCCAGTGATCGGTGCTTTCTCACTTGACGGAGAGCTTTCTACACTTCATCTTGCTGAATGGTCTAAAAAGGAGACCAAAGACGTCATGAGCCACTTCTCAGGCAAGGCCACTGTTATGGACGTCCCTCTGTTGAAGTCCATAATTCATCGAGAAGTCGTGCCCACCGAATCTTCTCATCCCAATGGATGTTTCAACAACTGGAGTGTCCCGCCTTCTGGTTTCGGAAAAGTTTGCTACACACCCGGCTACTGGGAGTGGGTGGAAGATGTGCTTCCTCGCTATAAGGAAGTCTTGGAGCGTGTCAAAGTTTACGATGCCATCTACGCTTCTTTGTTTACATATGATTATGATGACAACGTACTGCATGCTTTTTGTGAGCTTTGGCGTCCGTCTACCAATACGCTTTCCACTTTCGTCGGGGAGATGTCTATCTCGCTTTGGGACTTACGAACAATTGCAGGACTTCCCATTCACGGATCTTTTTATGATGAAGTTGTTCCTTCGGCGAAAGAATTGACGCAAATGGACAATCAGGGGAAACCATGGCTCCCCAAGAGCTGTCTATACTTGTTTTCAGCCTTTTACAAACTTGCCGAAGGTGGCCGCCATGAGGTGTCCATCCATGATTGGGTGAAATTTTGGTTTAGAGGACCAAGCAGGTACGCGGAACCTCCGCAAAAGGCGTCGAAAGGTCGTGCAACGAAGCCAAGATTGAATCACAATCCTTCCGGGCATATTGACATGAATTACTTACCACGAACCGATGAGGAGCATGCCCCCTTCGTCGAGCTAGGAGTGGAAGATTCACTTAGAGATGAGACGAATTTGTCGGCTTTCCTAACATGTTGGCTCTGCAAGTTTGTTCTCCCCCATAAGAAAATTGATTATGTGCGTGCTAGCGTTTTTAAAGTGGCGAGCTTGATGGCTCATGGAGAGAAATTCTCTTTGGTAGTCCCAGTCCTTGCGAGCATATATCGTGGCTTGAGAGAGATCTCTActtctccagacttgaagcaggGGGATATAATTTTCCCCATACACTATGTATATGGCTGGCTAGGAGAATATTTTAAGACCCATCATCGTGCCAATCACTCACATCGGAGTATACCTTTATGCAAGATTTCTGGCGAGAAGATGGCCAAATACTTCAATTTTTCTGACGCCCGAAAGTTATTTCAACAAGATGATGCCCGCCACCTCCATCATTTGGCATTGCTACAAGGTAGGGAATTATACTTCACTGATACTGGCGATCTCTCAGATTCATGGAACGATACTATCATAAGCCTTCGTTCGAGCTATGTTACACTTAGGCATGATGCGGATCTCATCGTGGAGTCCTATAGCCCTTATAGGTTTAGCAGACAATTTGGTTTTTGTCAAGACATCCCTGGACACCTCATGGAGCGACCATACGATGGCACATTGCTAACACTAGCACAACTTTGGAATTCTTCAATTCGCCTTGGAACCTCTTCAAAAGTCATAATTCCGGTGCGCCCATCAGAAGGTAGTTCGCCTTTAATGACTCGTGAGTACATGGAATGGTGGCTAGCCAATCGGACAAATCCATCAGAAATGAGTCCTCGaattatttcacaaaaatcaaagCAAGATCATACACCTATGTTGTCCAAAAGAGGTCCGACTCGAATGAAAGAAAAATTGCATCCTTATTCTAAGTCCGAGGTGCAACTTAATGATACTCCGCAAGCTCATGAAACTTCTTCTAAATCCAAAACCTTGAAGGATGTTGAAATCCCTATGGACAAAGGAGTTAAACGCGTCCGACTAGTCTCCAAGACAAGTGCTACGGCTCCTAAGGTGACCAACAATACTTCCAAAAGAAGGGAGCCTTCGAGTTCATTGGACAAGGGCGCCAAAGAAACATCAAGTCTCGCACCATCTTGCAACAAAAAGTCTCGCCCTTCCTCTCTTCCTATCGATGTTGGAAATACCCTCGCATCCTCTAGTTCGACGGAGAGTAATACAAGTGGATATCGACATTGGAATCGTTTAGAAAGGAAATCGAAGGAGTCCGACGATCACCATAATGAATTCGCTGATTTGGACGCTATTAGCATTGGATCTGATATCCATCTGGATGGGGATCCAAACTCGATGATGGGCTTGGAAGAAGTAGCAGAACAA TTGGGTTTCCAGAAACTAGACGGGATGAACGCGGCTGAAGTTGTCGTTGATCAGATTACACATCCGAAGACCTTCAGACCTTCCTCACAGCCATTGCAACCTAGCGCGTCGAGCTTTGATCCACAAGGGACTATTTTCCGCTTCAAATCAACTTTCGTCTCTGAGATATGGGGTGCATTGTGCGGATGGATTACACAATTTTCTTTAGGTTCCTTAGACAGCTTTATGGTGTTGGAGGCAAGTATTTCTTCGACTCTTGAGGAACTTAGGAAAATCAATATTATCGATGTTTCTGCTTTGGAGGGTCTTGTCGAGAACTTCTTCAAGGCGTATGCAGAGTATGACTCTTTGAAATCGTCGAAGATGACTAAAGAATTACACCAAGAATCACTTTCAGATGCACAACGGTGCCTCGATGATGCTAAACAAGAACATGGAAAGCTAGATGGGTCCATGAAGGAGCTTCAGGCAAATCTTGCGAATGTGGAGAAAGACTTAGCAGCCTTGAACTCTAGGAAGGAGCAACTTATTGCATTCCTTGACAAACACCAAGAGGAGTTGTCCAAAAATCAAGAGAAAATCGCCATTACAGAGGGCGAGATTCATACTATTGAAGCTAATCATGTGCTATCTGATGAAGAAGCAGAGAGACTATCCAAGCTTGAAGAGGCGGTTGAGAAGAGTCGTCAACAAATCCTATGCTTCAAGCCTTTTCCGTGA